The genomic window GTTCTACTTGGATCAAATAGAAGACGTAACGGCGGACTCACCGCCACAACAGCCTTGACCCGTGAGTCTTCAACAGAAGACTCATTCATTTTGGAAAGCCAACTGCACTGCAGTATCCAGCTGATATTGCGCTCAGGGTCATCCTGGTTATGACAACGAGCAGCGAGCTTCACATCCGTTGAGCGTGCTCCAGCCAATTGAATCGCCGTAGTCGCCCCCCATGAATGACCAACAACAGCGACCTCATCTGTATTGAGGGAAAGTCTTGACAACAAACCACCTGACTCCACAGCAGAAAGCATCGCAGTCACATCCATCGCACGAAGACGCAACTCTTGAGGTCCCGGCGGAGGTTGATCACCCGCCAACATCGCCTTCTGCTGATCAGCATCACTGCCCTGATGCTCCGGGAGCAACACCGTATAACCGTTAGCAGAAAGATATTCAGCCCAACCCTGAAGATCTCTCGGAGACTCCCAAAGCCCATGTGAAATGACCACCAAGCGACCATTTGCACGAGACTTCGGTTGTATCACCACCACCCGTATCGGTTTCGAGCGATGGGAAGCCTGAACATCAACTTGCTGACTTAACCACAACCCGGTAAGCGGCATGCGTAATCCAGTTTTAATCTGAACAGGAGCCTCTTTCTCCACAAGCAGATTTGCTGCTAGCTGATTACGTTGAAGCCGTGAGACATAGCTGGCCAATTTCGACAAGTTGATGGATGCAGCTTGACCAGGGATTTGTCGCAACAAACCAAGCACAGTTGGCTGACCACTCTTGGAAGCACGCGAAAGCGCCTCAAGCAACATCCTTCCACTGGTGTCTTGGGGCAACCCCTCAACTTGAACCAACTTGGTTACTACGATCAAAGCCTGCTCCAAAAGAGGCTGCCCGACAGACTTCTCAATCACCTTCTCAATCTGCGCTGGCAGGGGAGCGTTAAAGACCTGATTGAGAAGTCGCACAAAAGCACCATCCGTAGCCCGATCCAACTCCACAAAATCGGGATTGGCATCAATTAGATCGCCTGCGCTCTGAGCAGCGCCAAGCTCAAAATCAATCTGACTTTCCAGTACAGGCAGATCAAACACCAAGCGTTCAAGTGCAGGAGCAGAGCTTGGAAAAAGTCCAAGCCCCGCTCCAAAACTGATTGCAAACAGCCAAAGACGGGAACGAAAAAACATCATCAAGCTGCAACAGACACAGTCTCAGGAGGATGCTTCGCTAACACCTTCTTGAGATAATGGCCCGTATGGCTAGTGGGATGGGATGCAACCTGTTCTGGAGTCCCCGTGACCAGAAGATCGCCACCACAATCTCCTCCTTCAGGGCCAAGATCAATAATCCAATCAGAACAACGAATTACATCCAAGTTGTGTTCTATCACGATAATTGAATTGCCTTTATCAACAAGACGCTGCATAACATCCATCAACTTATGCACGTCGTAAAAACTGAGGCCAGTGGTTGGTTCATCAATCAAATAAAGGGTTTTGCCAGTAGCGCGCTTTGAGAGCTCGGTAGCAAGCTTCACACGTTGAGCTTCACCACCTGAAAGCGTGGGCGCAGGCTGACCTAACTTCACATATCCCAGTCCCACATCAACCAACGTGCGCAATCGATCAGCCGCCTGGGGAATAGCAGAAAAAACCTCTGCAGCCTGCTCAACCGTCATCTGCAAAACATCTGCAATGGTGTGGCCCTTGTAAGTGACCTGTAAGGTCTCCCGATTAAATCGAGCACCTTTGCAGACATCGCACTGAACATAAACATCTGGCAAAAAGTTCATTTCAATCACATTCACCCCTTGACCACGACAAGCCTCACAGCGACCACCTTTCACATTGAAACTAAACTGACCAACTTGATAACCACGAGCCTTTGCCTCAACGGAAGCAGCAAATACCTGACGAATCGGATCAAACGCACCGGTGTAGGTGGCTGGATTAGAGCGCGGTGTACGGCCGATTGGAGACTGGTCAATCACGATCACCTTGTCGATCGCATTGACACCTCGCAACTCGCCCAAGCCTTGAGGGAAAGGCACCTTCAAACCCAAACTGTGATCTAAGGCAGGATGAAGTAACTCATTCACCAAAGTGCTCTTACC from Prochlorococcus marinus str. MIT 9313 includes these protein-coding regions:
- a CDS encoding alpha/beta hydrolase family protein, yielding MMFFRSRLWLFAISFGAGLGLFPSSAPALERLVFDLPVLESQIDFELGAAQSAGDLIDANPDFVELDRATDGAFVRLLNQVFNAPLPAQIEKVIEKSVGQPLLEQALIVVTKLVQVEGLPQDTSGRMLLEALSRASKSGQPTVLGLLRQIPGQAASINLSKLASYVSRLQRNQLAANLLVEKEAPVQIKTGLRMPLTGLWLSQQVDVQASHRSKPIRVVVIQPKSRANGRLVVISHGLWESPRDLQGWAEYLSANGYTVLLPEHQGSDADQQKAMLAGDQPPPGPQELRLRAMDVTAMLSAVESGGLLSRLSLNTDEVAVVGHSWGATTAIQLAGARSTDVKLAARCHNQDDPERNISWILQCSWLSKMNESSVEDSRVKAVVAVSPPLRLLFDPSRTSVLTAKVLLVSGTRDWVVPPVPEALVPMRDSGALEFGHRLVLAQDGGHFNLMAPANQLQPATLAPLILAWINEQLANPGVVTFSGGGWGDAVHPLVDVTDAALNLYR